The genomic interval AGACAAAACCTTAGGCATTGCCAGAAATGTTGCCATAGGCCTGAAATTGATCATTAATGTATAAACACAGAGATTGTTCTTCCTGATTGAAATATGGTTGATTTGGCTTTTTGAAGCCCTCCTCACTTGCTGTTAGGTCATTATAGTAATCATTTTCATTGCAAATGTGTCCATAATGAAGACAATCTTTGGTCTTTGTATACTTAGGCTCTTGTGAAATCCAAATGCTTGGATAGTCCAGAAGACAGTCTTCTGCAGCATTTGCACCATAAGTTGAATTTCTAAGTTCCACGGTTTTGATTAAGGTAACATTGGGATCAGTGTATTTCTGACGGAAGTTAACGTAGCCTTTTCTCAGTTGAGTTTCAGTTGAGACA from Pyxicephalus adspersus chromosome 4, UCB_Pads_2.0, whole genome shotgun sequence carries:
- the LOC140330097 gene encoding uncharacterized protein, producing MMFEEKISNSSPSVCVDLNDLVTKEVILGSAIVICVSLIIAGILAVYLIVFRQMLHPKTYLPSNLIFNDVKTKSSASDYKSEDTFLASSIFEGMEFYKHSQESDNSDENSQNKRYVSTETQLRKGYVNFRQKYTDPNVTLIKTVELRNSTYGANAAEDCLLDYPSIWISQEPKYTKTKDCLHYGHICNENDYYNDLTASEEGFKKPNQPYFNQEEQSLCLYINDQFQAYGNISGNA